One genomic window of Vidua macroura isolate BioBank_ID:100142 chromosome 16, ASM2450914v1, whole genome shotgun sequence includes the following:
- the HAPSTR1 gene encoding HUWE1-associated protein modifying stress responses isoform X1, whose translation MEDKKEEGEAEIQEHGPEHWFSKWERQCLAEAEQEEALAPELQDEAAAQPEHKQQKLWHLFQNSATAVAQLYKDRVCQQPGLSLWVPFQNAATAVTNLYKESVDAHQRSFDLGIQIGYQRRNKDVLAWVKKRRRTIRREDLISFLCGKVPPPRNSRAPPRLTVVSPNRATSTETSSSVETDLQPFREAIALHAVVYTCLRPAAILQFPSGSEREHGDGIDTRPGLSGAMASISVRSSTPGSPTHVSSGSNASRRRNGLHDVDLNTFISEEMALHLDNGGTRKRTSAQCGDVITDSPTHKRNRMI comes from the exons atggaggacaagaaggagGAGGGCGAGGCGGAGATCCAGGAGCACGGGCCCGAGCACTGGTTCAGCAAGTGGGAGCGGCAGTGCCTGGCTGAGGCCGAGCAGGAGGAGGCGCTGGCGCCGGAGCTGCAGGACGAGGCGGCGGCGCAGCCCGAGCACAAACAGCAGAAGCTCTGGCACCTCTTCCAGAATTCGGCCACCGCCGTGGCGCAGCTCTACAAGG acCGGGTGTGCCAGCAGCCGGGGCTCTCCCTCTGGGTCCCCTTCCAGAACGCCGCCACTGCGGTCACCAACCTCTACAAAG AGAGTGTGGATGCCCACCAGCGAAGCTTTGATTTAGGAATTCAGATTGGCTATCAGCGTCGGAATAAGGATGTGTTAGCCTGGGTTAAAAAACGCAGAAGAACTATTCGAAGAGAAGACTTAATCAGCTTCCTTTGTGGAAAAGTCCCTCCTCCAAGAAATTCTAGAGCTCCCCCAAGACTGACTGTAGTATCCCCTAACCGAGCTACTTCAACAGAAACTAGCTCATCTGTAGAGACTGATTTGCAACCCTTCCGTGAAGCCATAGCTCTGCATG CCGTGGTGTACACCTGTCTGAGACCTGCTGCCATACTGCAGTTTCCTTCAGGGAGTGAAAGGGAGCATGGTGATGGTATTGACACAAGACCAG gtCTTAGTGGTGCAATGGCTAGTATAAGTGTTCGCTCGAGTACCCCAGGCTCGCCTACTCACGTGAGCAGTGGCTCCAATGCTAGTCGAAGGAGAAATGGACTCCATGATGTTGATTTGAACACTTTCATATCAGAAGAAATGGCACTCCACTTGGACAATGGTGGAACTAGAAAGCGTACCTCAGCCCAGTGTGGCGATGTCATTACAGACTCACCAACTCATAAACGCAACAGAATGATCTAA
- the HAPSTR1 gene encoding HUWE1-associated protein modifying stress responses isoform X3, with the protein MEDKKEEGEAEIQEHGPEHWFSKWERQCLAEAEQEEALAPELQDEAAAQPEHKQQKLWHLFQNSATAVAQLYKDRVCQQPGLSLWVPFQNAATAVTNLYKESVDAHQRSFDLGIQIGYQRRNKDVLAWVKKRRRTIRREDLISFLCGKVPPPRNSRAPPRLTVVSPNRATSTETSSSVETDLQPFREAIALHGLSGAMASISVRSSTPGSPTHVSSGSNASRRRNGLHDVDLNTFISEEMALHLDNGGTRKRTSAQCGDVITDSPTHKRNRMI; encoded by the exons atggaggacaagaaggagGAGGGCGAGGCGGAGATCCAGGAGCACGGGCCCGAGCACTGGTTCAGCAAGTGGGAGCGGCAGTGCCTGGCTGAGGCCGAGCAGGAGGAGGCGCTGGCGCCGGAGCTGCAGGACGAGGCGGCGGCGCAGCCCGAGCACAAACAGCAGAAGCTCTGGCACCTCTTCCAGAATTCGGCCACCGCCGTGGCGCAGCTCTACAAGG acCGGGTGTGCCAGCAGCCGGGGCTCTCCCTCTGGGTCCCCTTCCAGAACGCCGCCACTGCGGTCACCAACCTCTACAAAG AGAGTGTGGATGCCCACCAGCGAAGCTTTGATTTAGGAATTCAGATTGGCTATCAGCGTCGGAATAAGGATGTGTTAGCCTGGGTTAAAAAACGCAGAAGAACTATTCGAAGAGAAGACTTAATCAGCTTCCTTTGTGGAAAAGTCCCTCCTCCAAGAAATTCTAGAGCTCCCCCAAGACTGACTGTAGTATCCCCTAACCGAGCTACTTCAACAGAAACTAGCTCATCTGTAGAGACTGATTTGCAACCCTTCCGTGAAGCCATAGCTCTGCATG gtCTTAGTGGTGCAATGGCTAGTATAAGTGTTCGCTCGAGTACCCCAGGCTCGCCTACTCACGTGAGCAGTGGCTCCAATGCTAGTCGAAGGAGAAATGGACTCCATGATGTTGATTTGAACACTTTCATATCAGAAGAAATGGCACTCCACTTGGACAATGGTGGAACTAGAAAGCGTACCTCAGCCCAGTGTGGCGATGTCATTACAGACTCACCAACTCATAAACGCAACAGAATGATCTAA
- the HAPSTR1 gene encoding HUWE1-associated protein modifying stress responses isoform X2 — translation MEDKKEEGEAEIQEHGPEHWFSKWERQCLAEAEQEEALAPELQDEAAAQPEHKQQKLWHLFQNSATAVAQLYKESVDAHQRSFDLGIQIGYQRRNKDVLAWVKKRRRTIRREDLISFLCGKVPPPRNSRAPPRLTVVSPNRATSTETSSSVETDLQPFREAIALHAVVYTCLRPAAILQFPSGSEREHGDGIDTRPGLSGAMASISVRSSTPGSPTHVSSGSNASRRRNGLHDVDLNTFISEEMALHLDNGGTRKRTSAQCGDVITDSPTHKRNRMI, via the exons atggaggacaagaaggagGAGGGCGAGGCGGAGATCCAGGAGCACGGGCCCGAGCACTGGTTCAGCAAGTGGGAGCGGCAGTGCCTGGCTGAGGCCGAGCAGGAGGAGGCGCTGGCGCCGGAGCTGCAGGACGAGGCGGCGGCGCAGCCCGAGCACAAACAGCAGAAGCTCTGGCACCTCTTCCAGAATTCGGCCACCGCCGTGGCGCAGCTCTACAAGG AGAGTGTGGATGCCCACCAGCGAAGCTTTGATTTAGGAATTCAGATTGGCTATCAGCGTCGGAATAAGGATGTGTTAGCCTGGGTTAAAAAACGCAGAAGAACTATTCGAAGAGAAGACTTAATCAGCTTCCTTTGTGGAAAAGTCCCTCCTCCAAGAAATTCTAGAGCTCCCCCAAGACTGACTGTAGTATCCCCTAACCGAGCTACTTCAACAGAAACTAGCTCATCTGTAGAGACTGATTTGCAACCCTTCCGTGAAGCCATAGCTCTGCATG CCGTGGTGTACACCTGTCTGAGACCTGCTGCCATACTGCAGTTTCCTTCAGGGAGTGAAAGGGAGCATGGTGATGGTATTGACACAAGACCAG gtCTTAGTGGTGCAATGGCTAGTATAAGTGTTCGCTCGAGTACCCCAGGCTCGCCTACTCACGTGAGCAGTGGCTCCAATGCTAGTCGAAGGAGAAATGGACTCCATGATGTTGATTTGAACACTTTCATATCAGAAGAAATGGCACTCCACTTGGACAATGGTGGAACTAGAAAGCGTACCTCAGCCCAGTGTGGCGATGTCATTACAGACTCACCAACTCATAAACGCAACAGAATGATCTAA